From the Lactobacillus sp. PV034 genome, the window TATTAATTACTTTAGTTGAAGTTTCAGTGTCTGACTTCTTAGTATCTTTTTTAGTGGTAGTAGTTGCTGGAGTTGAAGTAGAACTTGTTTTACCAACAAGGTCACTAGCTAAAACATATTGCTTTCCACCTAGGTTGTACCAAACTTGGTTGTTAGCTTCAATACGGCTAAATGCTTGCCAACGAGAACCCTTAGTTAAAGTACGAGCAGTCTTAGCAGCTGTATTAGTATCTGAATAAATTGGGGCACCATTGTCACCAACAGTGACTACTTCACTAACTGAAGTAACTTTAGCAGCTTCTGATTTTGTAGTAGCCTTTTCAGAAGTAGTTTTTTTGGTATCAGTTTTACTAGTAGTAGAACTAGTAGTTTCTTTTTGGCTAGTCTTAGTTTCAGAAGTTGTAGTAGCTGAAGTAGTAACAGGACTAGCGTATTGACCGTCAATCCAACCAGAGTTGTCAGCTAAGAGGTACCAAGTTTTACCATTAACTACTTGGCTACCGCTTACTTTAACAGTAGTTTGACCAGATACAAATTTACCAGTAGTAGAACCTGTTGGACTTGACCAAACAGCAATACCGAAGTTGGCATTGTAGTTAATTTTCACAGTTTCAGCTTTGGCTTGGAATACGTTTGTTTGTTGTTGAGTAGTAGTTGCACTGGTAGTAGTGGTATCAGCTGCATGAGCAGTACTTGTTGATACTGCAGTTAGTGCTAATGCACAAATACCGGCACTTAAGGCTAATGATTTTTGAATTTTCATAATATTATACCTTCTCCAATAATTAATTAAGATTTTTTACATACATAGTGTACATGCTAATGATAAAAAATGATATGTTTTTTTGTTAAAAATAGGTGAAATTATTAAATCTTTAAACTTATCTTGGTCAGAGTAGCCAAACATGCGTGTCTAATTTACAGAAACGTCAGTTGCATAAACCCATTGATTACCAC encodes:
- a CDS encoding SLAP domain-containing protein, giving the protein MKIQKSLALSAGICALALTAVSTSTAHAADTTTTSATTTQQQTNVFQAKAETVKINYNANFGIAVWSSPTGSTTGKFVSGQTTVKVSGSQVVNGKTWYLLADNSGWIDGQYASPVTTSATTTSETKTSQKETTSSTTSKTDTKKTTSEKATTKSEAAKVTSVSEVVTVGDNGAPIYSDTNTAAKTARTLTKGSRWQAFSRIEANNQVWYNLGGKQYVLASDLVGKTSSTSTPATTTTKKDTKKSDTETSTKVINTTVKITSQKGAVVYTKPDSAAKTSRILADNSQWKAFKTADNNALWINLGGNQWILASDTNYSTSSTTNTKPAKTTTTSSTTTSNVTGTLRINYRPGYGIAVWSQPANNIISGKYLKTGSAWKFFGTTNVNGHTWYNLGGNQWIDGQYAKVTAATKPANDDITQMAFSFATVNYKPGYGIASWSAPNGHVTGKYFKTGTFLNVLAITDDHQWTKVTDVVSDQTGWVQTKYLKAQFINQ